From Pseudodesulfovibrio nedwellii:
TGTAAATGATGTAACCGAGCACCATGGCGATGGGCACTTCCAACCATACAGGCAGGACTGATGCCGGGAACATGTTGAAGATAACCGCGATGACCAGACCGAAAATGGCTGTGATGATGAGCAGGTCAAGGAATACGACGATGAAGAAGAACAACTTGGTGCGCGGGTTGATGTATTTAGCAGTGATTTCGGAAACGGATTTGCCCTGGTTACGCATGGACAGGATCAGTGCGCCGAAGTCATGCACTGCACCCATCATGATGGAACCGACAAAAATCCAGATCATGGCCGGGACCCAGCCCCAGATGACCGCGATGGCTGGGCCGACAATGGGACCGGTGCCTGCGATGGATGTGAAGTGGTGGCCGAAGATGATTTCTTTTTTGGTTGGGACGTAGTCGACCCCATCTTCCATTTCTACGGAAGGTACCGGATTGGCACCCGACAGAGCGAAAATTTTCTTTCCGATGTAGCGACCATACAGGCGATACATTATGATGTATCCGCCAAAGGCCACCAGCATCATGAGCATGGCATCCATAAACCTCTCCTTGTGAATCTGTTGAGCTGTTTCCCGAACCCCCCAGTCCGGGATTTGGCGCGTTGAAACACGCCCCCATTATGACAATGGGGTTCAGATACTATAGGAGAAGAAGGGCTGTCCTGAGTGTGGATGGTAATTGCACTTTTCAAGCGTGAATGGTCAAAATGAACGCCTGAGGTGCTTTGGTGATCAGGCTGGGGCAGTCTCGACGTGAGGAATGGTGAAGGAGACGCGGGTCCCTTTGCCGGGATGACTAATGATGGAGAGCATATGTGACGGGCCGTAAATCTGCTCCAGTCGCTGGTTGCAATTGCGCACGCCAATGTGGTCTTCCCCGGAGAATTCGTTTTCGCTGTTCAGGACGCTCCAAAGCGTGGCTTCGTTCATGCCGACACCGTCATCTTCGATGTGGACATGTACCAAATTGTTGTCCCGTCCGATGCGGATGCGAATGGTCCCGCCGTCATCGCGGCCCAGAATGCCGTGTTTGACGCTGTTTTCTACCAGAGGTTGGATAATCAGGGTCGGAACTTCGATGTTTTCCACGCCGTCGTCCAGATTCCATTCACTTTTTACTCGGTCACCGAATCGGGCCTGTTCGATTTCCAGATAGGAACGGACCTGTTCCAGTTCTGAACCGATGGGCGCGAAGCCGTCTCCCGCATCGAGATTGCGGCGCATATACATTGCCAGTTCGGATAGGAGCGAGCGTGCCCGTTCCGGTTTGGTACGACAGAATGCGCCGATAGTATTCAGGGCATTGAACAGGAAATGCGGGTTGATCTGGGTCTGCAAACGTCGAATTTCCGCTTTGGCGAGCAATTGATTTTTTGTCTGGATATCCTGTAATTCAAGCTGTGTTGAGAAGAGTCCTGCAAGGCCTTTAGCCAGTTCAAAATGGGTGGTGTGCAACGGGATACCGTCGGTTCCGTAGAATTTAAGACACCCTACGATGCGGTTGCCTTTACGCATGGGGACGATGACGGCCGATGTAAGCGGACAGTTCGGATCATCACATCCAATGGCCTCTTTGGAACGAAGAAAGGCTGGTTTTCCTGACAGGAGGACTTTCTTGGTGGCTGTGGTT
This genomic window contains:
- a CDS encoding LytS/YhcK type 5TM receptor domain-containing protein, giving the protein MFEHILDLLVTLIGRFGAMMAIGLFVLTLSPLGKLGVNRRPEKKYRILLAVLFGMLGIMGTYSGDIVFDSYANLRGVYVITGGLLGGPLVGFGAGLIAGGHRLLIDIGGFSSLPCGLATFLEGIIAGYVSIHLKGNNLNWRAALFVGLGGETMHQLMVLTMAKPFDQAVDLVKVIALPMIAVNTFGAVLFVQTLHLLFEYRSKRDSSRISQIMAIANKTVAHLRSGLDEASALETARIIWERVPVAAVDIASNTKVLTHLGIGDDHHLPGEPLRTTATKKVLLSGKPAFLRSKEAIGCDDPNCPLTSAVIVPMRKGNRIVGCLKFYGTDGIPLHTTHFELAKGLAGLFSTQLELQDIQTKNQLLAKAEIRRLQTQINPHFLFNALNTIGAFCRTKPERARSLLSELAMYMRRNLDAGDGFAPIGSELEQVRSYLEIEQARFGDRVKSEWNLDDGVENIEVPTLIIQPLVENSVKHGILGRDDGGTIRIRIGRDNNLVHVHIEDDGVGMNEATLWSVLNSENEFSGEDHIGVRNCNQRLEQIYGPSHMLSIISHPGKGTRVSFTIPHVETAPA